In Cucurbita pepo subsp. pepo cultivar mu-cu-16 chromosome LG04, ASM280686v2, whole genome shotgun sequence, the following are encoded in one genomic region:
- the LOC111794000 gene encoding filaggrin-like isoform X2 — MLHKSFKPAKCKTSLKLAVSRIKLLRNKKDVHVKQLKGELAKLLEAGQDQTARIRVEHFVREEKSKEAYELIEIFCELIVARMPMIESQKNCPIDLKESVSSVIFASPRCADIPELLDVRKHFKAKYGKEFVSAAVELRPECGVNRMLVEKLSAKAPDGPSKIKILTKIAEEYNVKWDPKSFGDNINPPADLLNGPNTFGRASQIQMEAIGGQPSLDHNNRGSPNIQAPPESDERQRIPEDPVNRNLRSNHHPQQSNFADVNANQSNFTGHRNSEARSSGRQHWGMDFKDATSAAKAAAESAELASLAARAAAELSSRGNVSQPSSSEFHQSSSYNLRAEGPQGYASGNLRDQQLPKDQFVSAPHKSSMPDDNWRDNDTRRFMGNDAKNFSYPSSSASNNDVNISATNFNAADRYSLKNSSEPGFRDSLGSSASVEKQPRKFDANASVTSFNAADRSSFKNPSNHGFSDPLDSVDMQPRNFGSNTSVTNFSESDRYSLKNPSEPGFRDPLGSSTSMEKQPRNVDVEYVNDQPFGMGFERTSSYGDSRIGNSSNKVPSHEKLVNDTYENPFAMDKPSDHESTVDTNFNDHASAVFDDYGPDDDCVPDYEYQRRQSILEPSSPKGKVPINSATDDTWVFKQNMNDSPEKSVSHSQISDRASLFAGNVGSFDDPSHSDDLLPATFDHSDGPSSESEKEPEEFEVIGKDHYSKFSKRQNLPSEKPEWSQNISHGSPGSSDEDNRNTPSHRLSSELPLVHELKKKDSPPRSLDILHDSVILEESTSESNSGLNFGKLKGGLRNQKSNPRRSHASNSSISDLSSKQACENDASKTAQPTLVSSSTTRTSFRSNAPSELYDGSVEEKPGEEKGLRAKFDSFNSNLDDSKDNFSDYTVRSDQERHKNKEVDEISKKPAPTRIGVKYPGFHDDDDSEEDSPGQNVKNSPHRVMGLSRRTKASPKTPSSRMEDSYGTPTSHEDVSERKASRSYDASKSPLKAKTGTRYSDHYESSRQPQSSKPFNQTPETKRSYNEERLKSSAKERQSYYPPPELDRLGNFESSRGTTAASAKTRAQSSNSEQPQSMKPSKPSPETKRSFHEERPTSSTKERLSNPSPKMETQDNTESSEKEKTKAVEKASHVHPKLPDYDNFAAHFLSLRQNNKDVQVKGDNLIHDL, encoded by the exons ATGCTGCATAAGAGCTTCAAGCCTGCAAAATG TAAGACATCGCTGAAGTTGGCGGTTTCGCGGATTAAGCTTTTGAGGAATAAGAAAGATGTTCATGTCAAGCAGCTGAAGGGAGAATTGGCCAAGTTGCTCGAGGCTGGACAGGATCAGACGGCTAGAATTCGG GTGGAACACTTTGTTAGAGAAGAGAAATCGAAGGAAGCGTATGAACTCATCGAAATATTTTGCGAGCTAATTGTGGCACGTATGCCAATGATCGAGTCCCAAAA AAATTGCCCGATAGACTTGAAGGAATCAGTCTCGAGTGTCATTTTTGCATCGCCCAGATGTGCAGATATTCCAGAGCTCTTGGACGTTCGTAAACACTTCAAAGCAAAATATGGAAAAGAATTTGTCTCAGCTGCAGTGGAACTACGCCCAGAATGTGGTGTGAATCGCATG TTGGTCGAAAAACTATCTGCTAAAGCACCTGATGGTCCgagcaaaattaaaatcttgaCTAAAATTGCTGAGGAATATAACGTAAAATGGGATCCCAAATCCTTTGGTGACAACATCAACCCTCCGGCTGATTTGTTg AATGGCCCAAATACTTTTGGGAGGGCTAGTCAAATACAGATGGAGGCTATTGGTGGCCAACCCTCACTTGATCACAATAACAGGGGATCTCCTAATATTCAAGCTCCACCCGAATCTGATGAAAGGCAACGTATACCTGAAGACCCCGTCAATCGCAATTTGAGATCAAACCATCATCCCCAGCAATCCAACTTTGCTGATGTCAATGCTAATCAAAGCAACTTCACTGGCCATCGTAATTCAGAAGCAAGATCTTCTG GCAGGCAGCATTGGGGTATGGACTTTAAGGATGCTACCTCTGCTGCGAAGGCAGCTGCTGAATCTGCAGAACTGGCAAGCCTTGCTGCCCGAGCTGCTGCAGAACTTTCTAGTCGTGGAAACGTATCCCAACCATCCTCTTCAGAGTTCCATCAATCTTCATCTTATAATTTAAGGGCTGAAGGACCTCAAGGATATGCTAGCGGAAATTTGCGAGATCAACAGCTTCCTAAAGACCAATTTGTCAGTGCCCCTCATAAAAGTTCCATGCCGGATGATAATTGGAGAGACAACGACACAAGAAgatttatggggaatgatgcCAAGAATTTTAGCTATCCATCTTCAAGTGCCAGTAACAATGATGTTAACATATCAGCAACCAATTTCAATGCGGCAGACCGTTACTCTCTCAAGAACTCATCCGAACCTGGGTTTAGGGACTCCCTTGGTAGTAGTGCATCTGTGGAGAAGCAACCCAGAAAATTTGATGCTAACGCATCTGTAACCAGTTTCAATGCAGCAGATAGATCCTCTTTCAAGAATCCGTCCAATCATGGGTTCAGTGACCCTCTTGATAGTGTGGATATGCAACCCAGAAACTTTGGTTCTAACACATCTGTCACTAATTTCAGTGAATCAGATAGATACTCTCTCAAGAACCCATCTGAACCTGGGTTTAGAGACCCTCTTGGTAGTAGTACCAGCATGGAGAAACAACCTAGAAACGTTGATGTAGAATATGTTAATGATCAGCCATTTGGTATGGGTTTTGAAAGAACTAGTTCCTATGGAGATTCGAGGATTGGAAATAGTTCAAATAAAGTTCCTTCCCATGAGAAGCTGGTGAACGATACTTACGAGAATCCTTTTGCCATGGATAAACCAAGTGACCATGAAAGTACTGTTGATACGAATTTTAACGATCATGCTAGTGCGGTCTTCGATGATTACGGTCCAGATGATGATTGTGTTCCAGACTACGAATACCAGAGAAGACAATCTATTCTTGAACCCTCATCGCCTAAGGGGAAGGTGCCAATAAACTCAGCAACGGATGATACCTGGGTCTTCAAGCAAAACATGAATGACTCTCCTGAGAAGTCTGTTTCACACTCGCAAATTTCTGATCGTGCTTCTTTGTTTGCTGGGAATGTGGGAAGTTTTGACGATCCTTCCCATTCTGATGACTTGTTGCCGGCAACTTTTGACCATTCAGATGGACCTAGTTCTGAAAGTGAGAAAGAGCCGGAAGAATTTGAGGTGATTGGTAAAGATCACTATAGCAAATTCTCTAAGAGGCAGAATTTGCCATCTGAAAAACCAGAATGGTCTCAAAACATTAGTCATGGATCACCTGGATCTTCAGATGAGGATAATAGAAACACGCCATCTCATCGCCTCTCCTCCGAGCTTCCACTTGTCCatgaattgaagaagaaagacagCCCACCAAGGTCTCTTGATATTCTACACGATAGTGTAATACTAGAAGAATCGACTTCAGAAAGCAACAGTGGCTTGAATTTTGGGAAACTGAAGGGTGGCCTAAGAAATCAAAAGAGTAATCCTAGGCGTTCACATGCAAGCAATTCATCAATAAGTGACTTATCATCCAAACAAGCGTGTGAAAACGATGCCTCAAAAACTGCCCAGCCTACCTTAGTTTCTTCTTCGACAACCAGGACTTCGTTTAGATCAAATGCTCCCAGTGAACTATATGATGGAAGTGTAGAAGAAAAACCAGGTGAAGAGAAGGGCCTGCGAGCCAAGTTTGATAGCTTTAACTCGAATCTTGATGATTCAAAGGATAATTTCTCGGATTATACTGTTAGAAGTGATCAAGAGCGGCACAAAAACAAAGAGGTGGATGAAATATCAAAGAAGCCAGCCCCAACAAGAATTGGAGTGAAGTATCCTGGTTTCCATGATGACGATGATTCTGAAGAAGATTCACCTGGACAAAATGTGAAAAATAGTCCTCATCGAGTTATGGGTCTTTCTAGACGGACCAAAGCATCTCCTAAAACTCCAAGTTCACGTATGGAGGACTCGTACGGGACACCCACGAGTCATGAGGATGTAAGTGAGAGAAAAGCTTCAAGAAGTTATGATGCATCCAAATCTCCATTGAAGGCAAAGACTGGAACAAGATACTCTGATCACTATGAAAGTTCAAGGCAGCCTCAATCATCTAAACCTTTCAACCAAACTCCTGAAACTAAGAGGTCCTATAATGAGGAAAGGTTGAAATCTTCTGCGAAGGAACGGCAATCCTATTATCCTCCTCCAGAGTTAGATAGGCTGGGCAATTTCGAGAGTTCGAGGGGGACAACTGCAGCTTCTGCAAAGACTCGGGCTCAATCGAGCAACTCGGAGCAGCCTCAATCAATGAAACCTTCCAAACCAAGTCCTGAAACCAAAAGGTCTTTCCATGAAGAAAGACCAACATCTTCTACGAAGGAACGGCTATCCAATCCTTCCCCGAAAATGGAAACACAAGACAACACTGAGAGTTCAGAGAAGGAGAAGACCAAGGCAGTTGAGAAAGCCAGCCATGTTCACCCAAAGCTTCCCGACTATGACAACTTTGCAGCACACTTCCTTTCACTCCGACAGAATAACAA GGATGTGCAGGTTAAAGGAGACAATTTGATTCATGATTTGTAG
- the LOC111794000 gene encoding filaggrin-like isoform X1 has translation MLHKSFKPAKCKTSLKLAVSRIKLLRNKKDVHVKQLKGELAKLLEAGQDQTARIRVEHFVREEKSKEAYELIEIFCELIVARMPMIESQKNCPIDLKESVSSVIFASPRCADIPELLDVRKHFKAKYGKEFVSAAVELRPECGVNRMLVEKLSAKAPDGPSKIKILTKIAEEYNVKWDPKSFGDNINPPADLLNGPNTFGRASQIQMEAIGGQPSLDHNNRGSPNIQAPPESDERQRIPEDPVNRNLRSNHHPQQSNFADVNANQSNFTGHRNSEARSSETSAEGMHRYSNSGDQNNYASGRQHWGMDFKDATSAAKAAAESAELASLAARAAAELSSRGNVSQPSSSEFHQSSSYNLRAEGPQGYASGNLRDQQLPKDQFVSAPHKSSMPDDNWRDNDTRRFMGNDAKNFSYPSSSASNNDVNISATNFNAADRYSLKNSSEPGFRDSLGSSASVEKQPRKFDANASVTSFNAADRSSFKNPSNHGFSDPLDSVDMQPRNFGSNTSVTNFSESDRYSLKNPSEPGFRDPLGSSTSMEKQPRNVDVEYVNDQPFGMGFERTSSYGDSRIGNSSNKVPSHEKLVNDTYENPFAMDKPSDHESTVDTNFNDHASAVFDDYGPDDDCVPDYEYQRRQSILEPSSPKGKVPINSATDDTWVFKQNMNDSPEKSVSHSQISDRASLFAGNVGSFDDPSHSDDLLPATFDHSDGPSSESEKEPEEFEVIGKDHYSKFSKRQNLPSEKPEWSQNISHGSPGSSDEDNRNTPSHRLSSELPLVHELKKKDSPPRSLDILHDSVILEESTSESNSGLNFGKLKGGLRNQKSNPRRSHASNSSISDLSSKQACENDASKTAQPTLVSSSTTRTSFRSNAPSELYDGSVEEKPGEEKGLRAKFDSFNSNLDDSKDNFSDYTVRSDQERHKNKEVDEISKKPAPTRIGVKYPGFHDDDDSEEDSPGQNVKNSPHRVMGLSRRTKASPKTPSSRMEDSYGTPTSHEDVSERKASRSYDASKSPLKAKTGTRYSDHYESSRQPQSSKPFNQTPETKRSYNEERLKSSAKERQSYYPPPELDRLGNFESSRGTTAASAKTRAQSSNSEQPQSMKPSKPSPETKRSFHEERPTSSTKERLSNPSPKMETQDNTESSEKEKTKAVEKASHVHPKLPDYDNFAAHFLSLRQNNKDVQVKGDNLIHDL, from the exons ATGCTGCATAAGAGCTTCAAGCCTGCAAAATG TAAGACATCGCTGAAGTTGGCGGTTTCGCGGATTAAGCTTTTGAGGAATAAGAAAGATGTTCATGTCAAGCAGCTGAAGGGAGAATTGGCCAAGTTGCTCGAGGCTGGACAGGATCAGACGGCTAGAATTCGG GTGGAACACTTTGTTAGAGAAGAGAAATCGAAGGAAGCGTATGAACTCATCGAAATATTTTGCGAGCTAATTGTGGCACGTATGCCAATGATCGAGTCCCAAAA AAATTGCCCGATAGACTTGAAGGAATCAGTCTCGAGTGTCATTTTTGCATCGCCCAGATGTGCAGATATTCCAGAGCTCTTGGACGTTCGTAAACACTTCAAAGCAAAATATGGAAAAGAATTTGTCTCAGCTGCAGTGGAACTACGCCCAGAATGTGGTGTGAATCGCATG TTGGTCGAAAAACTATCTGCTAAAGCACCTGATGGTCCgagcaaaattaaaatcttgaCTAAAATTGCTGAGGAATATAACGTAAAATGGGATCCCAAATCCTTTGGTGACAACATCAACCCTCCGGCTGATTTGTTg AATGGCCCAAATACTTTTGGGAGGGCTAGTCAAATACAGATGGAGGCTATTGGTGGCCAACCCTCACTTGATCACAATAACAGGGGATCTCCTAATATTCAAGCTCCACCCGAATCTGATGAAAGGCAACGTATACCTGAAGACCCCGTCAATCGCAATTTGAGATCAAACCATCATCCCCAGCAATCCAACTTTGCTGATGTCAATGCTAATCAAAGCAACTTCACTGGCCATCGTAATTCAGAAGCAAGATCTTCTG AAACTAGTGCAGAGGGGATGCATAGGTACTCGAATTCTGGTGATCAAAATAATTACGCTTCAGGCAGGCAGCATTGGGGTATGGACTTTAAGGATGCTACCTCTGCTGCGAAGGCAGCTGCTGAATCTGCAGAACTGGCAAGCCTTGCTGCCCGAGCTGCTGCAGAACTTTCTAGTCGTGGAAACGTATCCCAACCATCCTCTTCAGAGTTCCATCAATCTTCATCTTATAATTTAAGGGCTGAAGGACCTCAAGGATATGCTAGCGGAAATTTGCGAGATCAACAGCTTCCTAAAGACCAATTTGTCAGTGCCCCTCATAAAAGTTCCATGCCGGATGATAATTGGAGAGACAACGACACAAGAAgatttatggggaatgatgcCAAGAATTTTAGCTATCCATCTTCAAGTGCCAGTAACAATGATGTTAACATATCAGCAACCAATTTCAATGCGGCAGACCGTTACTCTCTCAAGAACTCATCCGAACCTGGGTTTAGGGACTCCCTTGGTAGTAGTGCATCTGTGGAGAAGCAACCCAGAAAATTTGATGCTAACGCATCTGTAACCAGTTTCAATGCAGCAGATAGATCCTCTTTCAAGAATCCGTCCAATCATGGGTTCAGTGACCCTCTTGATAGTGTGGATATGCAACCCAGAAACTTTGGTTCTAACACATCTGTCACTAATTTCAGTGAATCAGATAGATACTCTCTCAAGAACCCATCTGAACCTGGGTTTAGAGACCCTCTTGGTAGTAGTACCAGCATGGAGAAACAACCTAGAAACGTTGATGTAGAATATGTTAATGATCAGCCATTTGGTATGGGTTTTGAAAGAACTAGTTCCTATGGAGATTCGAGGATTGGAAATAGTTCAAATAAAGTTCCTTCCCATGAGAAGCTGGTGAACGATACTTACGAGAATCCTTTTGCCATGGATAAACCAAGTGACCATGAAAGTACTGTTGATACGAATTTTAACGATCATGCTAGTGCGGTCTTCGATGATTACGGTCCAGATGATGATTGTGTTCCAGACTACGAATACCAGAGAAGACAATCTATTCTTGAACCCTCATCGCCTAAGGGGAAGGTGCCAATAAACTCAGCAACGGATGATACCTGGGTCTTCAAGCAAAACATGAATGACTCTCCTGAGAAGTCTGTTTCACACTCGCAAATTTCTGATCGTGCTTCTTTGTTTGCTGGGAATGTGGGAAGTTTTGACGATCCTTCCCATTCTGATGACTTGTTGCCGGCAACTTTTGACCATTCAGATGGACCTAGTTCTGAAAGTGAGAAAGAGCCGGAAGAATTTGAGGTGATTGGTAAAGATCACTATAGCAAATTCTCTAAGAGGCAGAATTTGCCATCTGAAAAACCAGAATGGTCTCAAAACATTAGTCATGGATCACCTGGATCTTCAGATGAGGATAATAGAAACACGCCATCTCATCGCCTCTCCTCCGAGCTTCCACTTGTCCatgaattgaagaagaaagacagCCCACCAAGGTCTCTTGATATTCTACACGATAGTGTAATACTAGAAGAATCGACTTCAGAAAGCAACAGTGGCTTGAATTTTGGGAAACTGAAGGGTGGCCTAAGAAATCAAAAGAGTAATCCTAGGCGTTCACATGCAAGCAATTCATCAATAAGTGACTTATCATCCAAACAAGCGTGTGAAAACGATGCCTCAAAAACTGCCCAGCCTACCTTAGTTTCTTCTTCGACAACCAGGACTTCGTTTAGATCAAATGCTCCCAGTGAACTATATGATGGAAGTGTAGAAGAAAAACCAGGTGAAGAGAAGGGCCTGCGAGCCAAGTTTGATAGCTTTAACTCGAATCTTGATGATTCAAAGGATAATTTCTCGGATTATACTGTTAGAAGTGATCAAGAGCGGCACAAAAACAAAGAGGTGGATGAAATATCAAAGAAGCCAGCCCCAACAAGAATTGGAGTGAAGTATCCTGGTTTCCATGATGACGATGATTCTGAAGAAGATTCACCTGGACAAAATGTGAAAAATAGTCCTCATCGAGTTATGGGTCTTTCTAGACGGACCAAAGCATCTCCTAAAACTCCAAGTTCACGTATGGAGGACTCGTACGGGACACCCACGAGTCATGAGGATGTAAGTGAGAGAAAAGCTTCAAGAAGTTATGATGCATCCAAATCTCCATTGAAGGCAAAGACTGGAACAAGATACTCTGATCACTATGAAAGTTCAAGGCAGCCTCAATCATCTAAACCTTTCAACCAAACTCCTGAAACTAAGAGGTCCTATAATGAGGAAAGGTTGAAATCTTCTGCGAAGGAACGGCAATCCTATTATCCTCCTCCAGAGTTAGATAGGCTGGGCAATTTCGAGAGTTCGAGGGGGACAACTGCAGCTTCTGCAAAGACTCGGGCTCAATCGAGCAACTCGGAGCAGCCTCAATCAATGAAACCTTCCAAACCAAGTCCTGAAACCAAAAGGTCTTTCCATGAAGAAAGACCAACATCTTCTACGAAGGAACGGCTATCCAATCCTTCCCCGAAAATGGAAACACAAGACAACACTGAGAGTTCAGAGAAGGAGAAGACCAAGGCAGTTGAGAAAGCCAGCCATGTTCACCCAAAGCTTCCCGACTATGACAACTTTGCAGCACACTTCCTTTCACTCCGACAGAATAACAA GGATGTGCAGGTTAAAGGAGACAATTTGATTCATGATTTGTAG
- the LOC111794001 gene encoding 60S ribosomal protein L31-like, which produces MVEKTKGRKEEVVSREYTINLHKRLHGCTFKKKAPKAIKEIRKFAENAMGTKDVRVDVKLNKHIWSRGIRSVPRRIRVRIARKRNDDEDAKEELYSLVTVAEIPAEGLKGLGTKVIDEED; this is translated from the exons ATGGTTGAGAAAACGAAGGGGAGGAAGGAGGAGGTGGTCAGCAGAGAGTATACCATCAATCTACACAAGCGTCTGCATGGCTG CACCTTCAAGAAGAAGGCTCCCAAGGCCATCAAGGAGATAAGGAAGTTTGCAGAGAATGCAATGGGAACGAAGGACGTCAGGGTGGACGTGAAATTGAACAAGCATATCTGGAGCAGAGGAATTCGAAGTGTTCCAAGGAGAATTAGAGTCCGTATTGCACGCAAGAGGAACGACGACGAAGATGCGAAGGAAGAACTGTATTCGCTTGTTACGGTCGCAGAAATCCCAGCAGAAGGTTTGAAAGGATTAGGGACTAAGGTCATCGATGAAGAAGACTGA
- the LOC111794002 gene encoding uncharacterized protein LOC111794002: MAIKKLARVLMKSREDGLSLPTRDDPSIDDSRPIDSQAQEEMVRSFERAHDQQSLLWRTVFAAFLFCFAIFLLYSIIHQVSSPWELRYHAYFMEDVSSWMIIAADWVAILACSFSIIGIVSKSNYHRRWLWCSFFIGFLLSVFWLYFMISLPRFRWDVIWRPFGTLSGAGICLYVDHLLAESSEEIRKLRGYMYSYKAN; the protein is encoded by the exons ATGGCGATCAAGAAGTTAGCTAGAGTTTTGATGAAATCTCGGGAAGATGGCTTGTCTCTACCCACTCGGGATGATCCTTCCATTGACGATTCCCGTCCCATCGACAGCCAAG CGCAAGAGGAGATGGTTCGTTCGTTCGAAAGGGCACATGATCAACAGAGTCTTTTATGGAGG ACAGTGTTTGCGgcatttcttttttgcttcgCGATTTTCCTTCTTTACTCGATCATTCATCAGGTTTCATCTCCATGGGAACTG CGTTATCATGCTTACTTCATGGAGGATGTTAGCTCATGGATGATTATAGCTGCAG ATTGGGTTGCTATTTTAGCATGTTCATTTTCGATCATTGGGATTGTTAGCAAGTCAAATTACCACAGGCGATGGCTTTGGTGCTCGTTCTTCATTGGCTTCCTACTCTCAGTTTTCTGGTTATACTTTATGATTAG TTTGCCTAGGTTTCGATGGGATGTTATCTGGCGTCCTTTTGGTACTCTCAG CGGGGCTGGAATCTGTTTGTATGTGGATCATTTGCTGGCCGAATCGTCCGAGGAAATACGAAAACTTAGAGGCTATATGTATTCTTATAAAGCTAACTGA
- the LOC111794003 gene encoding zinc finger CCCH domain-containing protein 20-like, giving the protein MVIGQRHRPGPLLHITPLTIPEEPANETRLPFPLSGISVSSDDNANGGDYSPYHLQEVLAAFQRYLPSTSESEIESDLELSGRESDVPVDAYSCDQFRIFEFKVRKCTRGRSHDWTECPFAHPGEKARRRDPRKYHYSGTACPDFRKGSCKKGESCEFAHGVFECWLHPSRYRTQPCKDGINCRRRVCFFAHTPEQLRVLPQQSPRDANSPDSYDESPLRQCLDGTCAKPLPFLSSPVSVSPSATPVDSPPVSPMTRSLARSLGSSSVNEIVASLHMHLSKVNSLPSSWNVPIGSPGYPSRIRPGFCSLPTTPTQPPTGPGVGLLDLTDHGFVEEPAMERVESGRELRAKMLQKLSEENSLDLADSGPSDCTPDVEWVSDLVN; this is encoded by the coding sequence ATGGTGATCGGCCAACGCCACCGACCTGGTCCGTTGCTTCATATCACTCCATTGACGATACCAGAGGAACCTGCGAACGAGACGCGGCTTCCTTTTCCTTTGAGTGGAATCTCGGTGAGTTCTGATGACAATGCTAACGGCGGCGATTATTCTCCCTATCATTTGCAGGAAGTCCTAGCGGCATTTCAGCGATATCTGCCTTCGACGAGTGAGTCGGAGATTGAATCTGATTTGGAGTTGTCCGGCCGGGAATCGGATGTTCCGGTGGATGCTTACTCTTGCGATCAATTTAGAATATTCGAGTTCAAGGTGAGGAAGTGTACGCGTGGACGGTCTCATGATTGGACGGAGTGTCCGTTTGCTCATCCTGGCGAGAAGGCTCGCCGGAGAGATCCGAGGAAGTATCATTACTCCGGTACGGCGTGCCCCGACTTTCGAAAAGGTAGCTGCAAGAAAGGCGAGTCGTGCGAGTTTGCGCATGGTGTATTTGAATGTTGGCTCCATCCTTCACGTTACAGGACTCAGCCGTGCAAGGACGGGATCAACTGCCGTAGGAGAGTTTGTTTCTTCGCCCATACTCCCGAGCAACTTAGGGTTTTGCCTCAGCAGAGCCCGAGAGACGCGAATTCGCCTGACTCATATGATGAATCTCCTCTGCGGCAGTGTTTGGATGGAACCTGTGCGAAACCGCTTCCGTTTCTGTCTTCTCCGGTGTCTGTTTCGCCGTCGGCGACTCCAGTTGACTCTCCACCGGTATCGCCGATGACTAGGTCGCTCGCCCGGTCTCTTGGCTCAAGTTCCGTCAATGAAATTGTCGCATCCCTCCACATGCATCTAAGCAAGGTGAATTCTCTACCATCTTCCTGGAATGTTCCAATTGGTTCTCCCGGTTATCCGTCTCGAATCCGCCCTGGATTTTGTAGCCTTCCAACAACACCAACTCAGCCTCCAACAGGTCCAGGGGTTGGGTTGCTAGACTTAACGGACCATGGATTCGTGGAGGAACCGGCAATGGAGCGAGTCGAATCGGGAAGGGAGCTGAGGGCAAAGATGCTGCAGAAACTGAGTGAGGAAAATTCTTTGGACTTGGCTGATTCAGGCCCTTCAGACTGCACACCGGACGTTGAATGGGTATCAGATCTGGTAAACTGA
- the LOC111793121 gene encoding transcription factor MYB36-like: MRSPHVHPPFDHSLSSPFPLPIPHHTLYIHTIAPSMAALSLSKLVSFSMGRAPCCDKATVKRGPWSPQEDATLKAFIHKHGTAGNWIALPRKAGLNRCGKSCRLRWLNYLRPDIKHGGFTLEEDNLICTLYSTLGSRWAVIASQLPGRTDNDVKNHWNTKLKKKFNSFSERPTPTIAAATQQNAITNMAFPANAPPYSAAADWLRLDEQMDGNLMFADTNFDFKHDPEDQFPMLWNPQELSTSSSNSSLPIEQNQLPFGGNAGEALLSYGFYQYPYGDVMEGLDFK, translated from the exons ATGCGTTCCCCACATGTGCACCCTCCCTTTGACCactccctctcttctccctTCCCATTGCCCATTCCCCATCATACTCTATATATACACACCATAGCTCCATCCATGGCggccctctctctctctaaactcGTCTCCTTCTCCATGGGAAGAGCTCCTTGCTGTGACAAAGCCACCGTCAAGAGAGGCCCATGGTCTCCTCAAGAAGACGCCACTCTCAAAGCCTTCATTCATAAACATGGCACTGCTGGCAACTGGATCGCTCTCCCTCGCAAAgctg GACTTAACCGCTGCGGCAAGAGCTGTCGTCTCAGGTGGCTGAATTATCTCCGTCCAGACATCAAACACGGCGGCTTTACCCTCGAGGAAGACAACCTTATTTGTACCCTTTATTCCACTCTCGGAAGCAG gtgGGCTGTTATTGCATCACAATTACCGGGGAGAACAGATAACGATGTAAAAAACCACTGGAATACGaagctgaagaagaaattcaattcattttcCGAACGGCCAACTCCGACAATCGCCGCCGCAACCCAGCAGAATGCGATTACCAACATGGCATTTCCAGCCAACGCGCCGCCGTATTCCGCCGCTGCAGATTGGTTAAGATTGGATGAACAAATGGACGGAAACTTGATGTTTGCAGATACTAATTTTGATTTCAAGCACGACCCAGAAGATCAATTCCCGATGTTGTGGAATCCACAAGAGTTATCCACTTCCTCATCTAATTCGTCGCTACCCATAGAGCAAAACCAGCTCCCATTTGGTGGGAACGCCGGCGAAGCTCTACTGAGTTATGGATTTTATCAATACCCATATGGAGATGTAATGGAAGGATTGGATTTCAAGTAA